A single genomic interval of Suncus etruscus isolate mSunEtr1 chromosome 10, mSunEtr1.pri.cur, whole genome shotgun sequence harbors:
- the TMEM70 gene encoding transmembrane protein 70, mitochondrial encodes MAPGMLMLLAGGGRGAPGLRLCWTRTLRGAAAALPCPGGPVIGRSTSRSGCWRPLGGGTSGVRVALQIPVSWERCVRCLHTQHKKSEDGRLIYTGNLARTVFGVKCFSYSSSLLSLACLPYIFTQNNVIFGSLPLQILFYGIIGSFTVITPALLHFLTKGYVIRLYHEATTDTYKAVTYSILLTETNTVFHQNDVKIPDSAHVFTTFYAKTKSLLVNPSLFANPKDYDHLMGYDKPFTWDVEEASGEQLKDDK; translated from the exons ATGGCTCCCGGGATGCTCATGCTGCTGGCGGGGGGCGGCCGGGGAGCGCCGGGACTGCGGCTTTGCTGGACGAGGACCTTGCGGGGGGCAGCCGCCGCCCTCCCGTGCCCCGGGGGGCCAGTCATTGGGCGCTCGACCTCTCGCTCGGGCTGCTGGAGGCCGCTTGGCGGCGGGACCTCCGGAGTGCGCGTGGCCCTGCAG ATACCTGTTTCTTGGGAAAGATGTGTTCGAtgcttacatacacaacataaaaAATCAGAAGATGGAAGGCTGATTTATACTGGGAATCTGGCTCGAACAGTATTTG gTGTGAAgtgtttttcttattcttcaaGTCTGCTCAGCCTGGCATGTCTACCTTACATCTTCACCCAAAATAATGTTATATTTGGAAGTCTCCCTTTGCAGATCTTATTTTATGGCATCATAGGAAGCTTTACAGTGATCACCCCAGCGCTGCTTCACTTCCTTACAAAAGGATATGTCATTCGGTTGTACCACGAGGCCACAACAGACACCTACAAAGCTGTCACGTACAGCATTTTACTTACAGAAACAAATACAGTGTTTCACCAGAATGATGTGAAGATTCCAGACAGCGCACATGTGTTCACCACGTTTTATGCTAAAACAAAATCACTGTTGGTTAATCCGTCGCTCTTTGCCAACCCTAAAGACTACGATCATCTAATGGGCTATGACAAACCATTTACTTGGGATGTTGAAGAAGCCAGTGGAGAGCAACTGAAAGATGATAAATGA